In a genomic window of Ochrobactrum sp. Marseille-Q0166:
- a CDS encoding cytochrome c produces the protein MLKSILKTFAALIIVVAAGFGVYAYHGSIPPMPPAERPAFDAATIEHGRTLVAAGYCAECHTAKGGQPFAGNFPIVTAFGTIYGSNITPDPDTGIGKWSPAAFRRALHDGVDADGRYLFPAFPYDHFTKISDQDVDAIYAYIMTQVTPVSEVTKPTDIPFPLNIRFLQAGWSLLFVDRGRYVPDSAKSEEWNRGAYLVDGISHCGACHTPRNLLGAEKSNTKFMGANLDNWTAPAINAESPAGVPWTAADFAQYLKEGSDRFHGVATGPMSPVVHEGIRALPDSDIAAIATYLGDIAGAGEVDPATLQAVNVSIAAGKPDPSYRESLGERLYASTCASCHYNNSASNLKAERPDLGINSATRLDDPANLIRVILDGVPTREGAHGIVMPAYRNALNDEQISVIATYLRASRTHLPAWPDLEARVKDLRAYVGTH, from the coding sequence ATGCTGAAATCTATACTCAAAACATTTGCCGCCCTGATCATCGTCGTCGCGGCTGGGTTTGGTGTCTATGCCTATCATGGTTCGATACCGCCAATGCCCCCTGCGGAGCGGCCGGCATTCGATGCCGCCACGATCGAACACGGGCGTACACTCGTCGCGGCCGGCTATTGTGCCGAATGTCACACCGCGAAGGGCGGACAGCCCTTCGCAGGCAATTTCCCGATCGTCACCGCCTTCGGCACCATCTACGGATCCAATATCACGCCGGATCCCGATACCGGCATCGGCAAATGGTCTCCCGCAGCCTTTCGCCGCGCTCTGCACGATGGCGTCGATGCGGATGGACGGTATCTTTTCCCTGCCTTCCCCTACGATCATTTCACCAAGATATCGGATCAGGATGTGGATGCCATCTATGCCTACATCATGACGCAGGTAACACCCGTCAGCGAGGTAACGAAGCCGACAGACATACCCTTCCCGCTGAATATCCGCTTCTTGCAGGCTGGCTGGAGCCTCCTCTTCGTTGATCGCGGCCGCTATGTGCCTGATTCCGCCAAGTCTGAGGAATGGAACCGTGGCGCCTATCTTGTCGACGGCATCAGCCACTGTGGCGCCTGCCATACGCCGCGCAACTTGCTCGGCGCAGAGAAGTCCAATACCAAGTTCATGGGTGCCAATCTCGACAACTGGACCGCTCCGGCCATCAACGCCGAAAGCCCAGCGGGCGTGCCATGGACTGCAGCTGATTTCGCTCAGTACCTGAAGGAAGGGTCGGACCGCTTCCATGGCGTGGCCACTGGTCCCATGTCGCCGGTCGTTCATGAGGGTATCCGGGCGCTTCCCGACAGCGATATCGCAGCGATCGCGACCTATCTTGGTGACATCGCTGGCGCTGGAGAGGTCGACCCCGCAACGCTGCAGGCCGTCAATGTGAGCATCGCCGCCGGCAAGCCAGATCCGAGTTATCGCGAAAGCCTTGGTGAACGGCTCTATGCCTCTACCTGTGCCTCCTGTCACTACAACAATTCGGCCAGCAACCTGAAGGCGGAGCGTCCGGACCTCGGGATCAACTCCGCAACGCGCCTCGATGATCCGGCAAATCTGATCCGTGTCATTCTCGATGGCGTGCCAACCCGCGAAGGCGCGCATGGTATCGTGATGCCCGCCTACCGTAATGCTCTCAACGACGAACAGATTTCCGTGATCGCTACCTATCTTCGGGCAAGCCGCACTCACCTGCCTGCCTGGCCGGACCTCGAAGCCCGGGTGAAGGATTTGCGCGCTTACGTCGGAACCCATTGA
- a CDS encoding helix-turn-helix domain-containing protein, translating into MESALRSQSLHDEIIRNAVSSSAAGRSTLAASWQRSLKLYALDPQSRQRRPRLDSSRLSERREQSEKLLRSSDAAVSRLATLTIEPGTGIFLSDNTGMIVNRRTRQSDNTEFDLLGLAVGADWSEESEGTNAIGICLFEGRANTIWQDQHFFARNLPLVCIGAPIEAPDATLAGVLNLSACRGDITEIQARLTAFAVQAAALQISTALFHAEFERHKIITLANQHGAGAALVAVDQNELVVGANRLARRSLALSASKLRRCPPLSDILPEANRVGANLAIALRSEVIRALKHADGNVAQAARDLGIGRATLYRKMTALGLEWRKL; encoded by the coding sequence TTGGAGTCCGCTCTTCGATCTCAAAGCTTGCATGATGAGATTATCCGAAACGCTGTCTCATCCTCAGCTGCAGGGCGTTCGACCCTAGCCGCATCCTGGCAACGCTCCCTGAAGCTTTACGCGCTCGATCCACAGAGCCGTCAGCGTCGTCCTCGACTTGATTCCAGCCGACTTTCCGAACGGCGAGAGCAATCGGAGAAGTTGCTGCGAAGCTCCGATGCTGCTGTGTCGCGTCTGGCGACCCTGACCATCGAACCTGGAACTGGGATATTTCTCTCCGACAACACCGGAATGATCGTGAACCGGCGGACACGGCAATCTGACAATACCGAGTTCGACCTATTGGGCCTAGCGGTCGGCGCAGACTGGTCAGAAGAATCTGAAGGAACGAATGCAATCGGCATCTGTCTTTTTGAGGGGCGAGCAAACACGATCTGGCAAGATCAGCACTTCTTTGCTCGTAACCTGCCACTCGTCTGTATTGGGGCACCGATCGAAGCGCCTGATGCTACACTGGCAGGGGTTCTCAATTTATCCGCATGTCGCGGTGATATCACTGAAATCCAGGCCCGCCTTACCGCTTTTGCTGTTCAAGCGGCAGCGCTTCAGATTTCGACAGCGCTCTTTCATGCTGAGTTCGAACGACACAAAATTATTACTTTGGCGAATCAGCATGGCGCTGGGGCTGCACTGGTTGCCGTGGACCAAAACGAACTTGTCGTCGGAGCAAACCGTTTAGCACGGCGAAGCCTTGCACTGTCTGCTTCCAAACTAAGGCGATGCCCTCCGCTATCTGACATTCTTCCCGAAGCGAACCGGGTCGGTGCCAACCTTGCCATTGCACTCCGTTCGGAAGTTATCCGAGCGTTGAAGCACGCGGACGGCAACGTTGCCCAGGCAGCACGTGATCTGGGGATCGGTCGCGCCACACTTTATCGCAAAATGACAGCGCTTGGTTTGGAATGGCGAAAACTGTGA
- the hemA gene encoding 5-aminolevulinate synthase has protein sequence MDYDTTFKKLLSDMKDDGRYRTFAQLERIAGEFPTALWHRPDGKEQRVTVWCSNDYLGMGQHSDVLAAMRGAIDSFGAGTGGTRNISGTNRQHVELEAEIADLHGKQAALLFTSGWVSNLAALGTLGRMLPNCAIFSDAQNHNSMIEGIRRSGADKFIFRHNDVGHLDELLSSVDPERPKIIAFESVYSMDGDIAPIRAICDVADKHGALTYLDEVHAVGLYGERGGGIAEREGLAHRITVIEGTLAKAFGVMGGYVAGSALLIDVIRSMADSFIFTTSLSPHVAAGALAAIRHVKASPQDRQLQAANVARFKSMLLDAGIPVLDTPSHILPVIVGDAHLCRVLSERLLMEHAIYVQPINYPTVARGQERLRLTPTPFHTDAHMRSFIEAFLKVANQLGWFEASQAA, from the coding sequence ATGGACTACGATACGACCTTCAAAAAGCTGCTCTCGGATATGAAAGATGATGGCAGGTATAGAACTTTCGCCCAGTTGGAGCGGATAGCGGGTGAATTCCCAACCGCGTTATGGCATCGGCCCGATGGTAAAGAGCAGCGCGTAACAGTTTGGTGCAGCAATGACTATCTTGGTATGGGACAGCATTCAGATGTACTAGCAGCAATGCGCGGTGCCATCGATTCATTTGGAGCTGGCACCGGGGGTACACGGAACATCTCTGGTACAAATCGCCAACATGTCGAGCTCGAAGCAGAAATAGCGGATCTGCACGGTAAACAGGCAGCTCTCCTCTTCACGTCAGGCTGGGTTTCCAATCTAGCCGCACTTGGCACCCTCGGGCGTATGCTTCCAAACTGCGCAATCTTCTCAGACGCCCAGAATCACAATTCTATGATTGAAGGTATTCGCCGATCGGGTGCGGATAAGTTCATATTTCGACACAACGATGTGGGTCACCTTGACGAGCTGCTGAGCAGCGTTGACCCCGAACGTCCCAAGATCATCGCGTTCGAAAGCGTCTATAGTATGGACGGCGATATTGCACCGATCAGGGCCATTTGCGACGTCGCAGACAAGCATGGAGCGCTGACCTATCTGGATGAGGTGCATGCCGTTGGCCTTTATGGCGAACGTGGTGGTGGTATTGCCGAACGAGAGGGGCTTGCGCATCGTATCACGGTAATTGAGGGGACGCTTGCTAAAGCTTTCGGTGTCATGGGCGGCTACGTTGCGGGATCGGCACTGCTGATCGATGTCATCCGCAGCATGGCAGACAGCTTTATCTTCACGACTTCTCTCTCTCCTCATGTTGCTGCGGGAGCCCTTGCGGCTATCCGGCACGTAAAAGCCAGTCCTCAAGACCGGCAGCTCCAGGCCGCCAACGTAGCCCGCTTCAAATCAATGCTCCTTGATGCTGGGATACCTGTTCTCGACACGCCGAGCCATATCCTGCCCGTAATCGTCGGAGATGCACATCTTTGTCGCGTCCTCAGTGAGCGGCTGCTGATGGAACATGCAATCTATGTCCAGCCCATAAATTACCCGACGGTCGCACGCGGACAAGAGCGGCTGCGTCTCACGCCAACACCGTTTCATACCGACGCTCATATGCGTTCATTTATCGAGGCCTTCTTGAAAGTGGCCAATCAACTGGGCTGGTTCGAGGCAAGTCAGGCGGCTTAA
- a CDS encoding PLP-dependent aminotransferase family protein has protein sequence MKYLGIVEALEADIRSGRVAGGDRLPAQRVIAEALNVDLTTVTRAFNEARRRGLVEAQAGRGTFISETLDSESHDQAPSLIDLSMNIPSQPSDIDFRKVFPSGIADVLGGTRGLLNLHYHESTGSEPDRQAAANWLRSRIEGVTPDRIVVSGGAQSALFGVCELLLDRGDILATGAMTYPGLKAVAAQKGVVIEPLAMDEKGIIPDAFEKVCRERLPKAIYIIPSIDNPTTATLPEDRRRALASIAIKNGVAVIEDDPYAPLKPDHTVSMVELAPEISWHIATLSKCASPALRIAYVIGPNSPKVLRLAGVLRATSLMAPPLMSALANRWISDGTMSQITRSIRHENAARQELARSILEGYDYAADPHGHHLWLHLPHYWRAADFAAYADRAGVSIVPASVFATDAHPIEAVRISLGVAPDRGDLEDGLNQLANLISQPSLSTRAVV, from the coding sequence ATGAAATACCTCGGTATCGTAGAGGCGTTGGAAGCCGATATTCGCTCTGGAAGGGTTGCGGGGGGAGACCGCTTGCCGGCACAACGTGTGATCGCGGAGGCGCTTAACGTCGATCTCACCACAGTCACGCGTGCTTTCAATGAAGCCCGTCGACGAGGGCTTGTCGAGGCACAAGCCGGTCGCGGGACGTTCATCAGTGAAACACTCGATAGCGAGTCTCATGATCAGGCGCCGTCGCTGATCGACCTGAGCATGAACATTCCTTCGCAGCCGTCTGATATCGATTTCAGGAAGGTCTTTCCCAGTGGAATCGCGGACGTTCTAGGGGGCACGCGAGGACTGCTTAACCTTCATTATCACGAAAGCACAGGGTCGGAACCGGACAGGCAAGCTGCAGCAAACTGGCTGCGTTCCCGGATTGAGGGTGTTACGCCTGATCGCATTGTCGTGTCAGGTGGTGCTCAGAGCGCATTGTTCGGTGTGTGTGAGCTGCTGCTTGATCGGGGTGACATATTGGCGACAGGTGCCATGACCTATCCCGGCCTCAAGGCAGTTGCTGCTCAAAAAGGGGTGGTGATCGAACCTCTGGCAATGGACGAGAAGGGGATCATTCCCGATGCCTTCGAAAAGGTGTGCCGCGAGCGTCTGCCAAAAGCGATTTATATCATTCCCAGCATCGACAACCCGACCACTGCGACGTTGCCGGAAGATCGCCGTCGCGCTTTGGCTTCTATAGCCATCAAGAATGGTGTCGCAGTCATCGAGGATGATCCCTATGCACCATTGAAACCGGACCATACAGTTTCGATGGTGGAATTGGCGCCTGAAATCAGCTGGCACATCGCAACGCTTTCCAAATGTGCAAGCCCAGCCCTGCGGATTGCCTATGTCATTGGGCCCAACAGTCCAAAGGTTCTTCGACTTGCGGGTGTGTTGCGCGCGACTAGTTTGATGGCTCCGCCACTTATGTCAGCTTTGGCAAACCGATGGATTTCGGACGGCACTATGAGCCAGATTACTCGGTCTATTCGCCACGAAAACGCAGCGCGTCAAGAATTAGCAAGATCAATCCTCGAAGGATACGATTATGCAGCCGATCCCCACGGTCACCATCTATGGTTGCATCTTCCCCATTATTGGCGCGCGGCTGACTTTGCGGCGTATGCTGATCGAGCCGGTGTCTCAATCGTGCCAGCTTCAGTCTTCGCAACCGATGCACATCCCATCGAAGCCGTGAGGATTTCCCTCGGTGTAGCTCCAGACCGCGGAGATCTGGAAGACGGTCTCAACCAACTTGCCAACCTCATCTCGCAGCCCTCACTCAGCACACGCGCCGTCGTGTAA
- a CDS encoding carbon-nitrogen hydrolase family protein, with amino-acid sequence MSLIKAAVVQAASVLFNTSKTVAKLAELTREAAGRGAELVVFPEAFVGGYPKGLDFGARLGLRSPEGREEFRRYFESAIDIPGPEASRIGEIARDNGVHLVVGIIERDGGTLYCSTLTYSPAGKLLYKHRKLMPTALERLVWGFGDGSTIGVVDTPIGRIGSVICWENYMPLLRAAMYAQGVELYCAPTVDDRDAWLPTMRTIALEGRCFVISACQYLTRSDGPADYAPIQGDDPSTVLIRGGSCIIDPLGNVLVEPDFTGETIKIAEIDRRIIARGKYDLDVAGHYARPDVFQLSVDTRKKTAVTFGSGQFSLFGEDNSEIPQSQEAAKCSD; translated from the coding sequence ATGTCTCTCATCAAAGCCGCAGTCGTTCAAGCCGCTTCCGTCCTGTTCAACACATCCAAGACGGTAGCGAAGCTCGCTGAGTTAACTCGCGAAGCCGCAGGCAGAGGTGCCGAGCTCGTTGTCTTCCCGGAGGCTTTTGTCGGAGGCTATCCGAAGGGTTTGGATTTCGGTGCCCGGCTTGGGCTTAGAAGCCCGGAAGGCCGCGAAGAATTTCGCCGTTATTTCGAGAGTGCCATTGATATTCCGGGCCCGGAGGCATCGCGCATCGGTGAGATCGCGCGGGACAATGGCGTGCATTTGGTCGTGGGCATCATCGAGCGGGATGGCGGCACGCTCTACTGCTCGACCCTGACTTACTCTCCTGCAGGCAAGCTTCTCTACAAGCACCGCAAACTGATGCCGACGGCGCTGGAGAGACTGGTCTGGGGCTTTGGCGACGGCTCGACGATCGGTGTGGTCGACACACCAATCGGGCGCATCGGCAGTGTCATATGCTGGGAAAACTACATGCCGCTGCTTCGCGCGGCGATGTATGCGCAAGGTGTGGAACTCTATTGCGCGCCGACAGTTGATGACCGCGATGCCTGGCTTCCGACCATGCGCACGATCGCCCTTGAAGGGCGCTGTTTTGTAATCTCGGCGTGCCAATACCTCACGAGGAGCGATGGCCCTGCCGATTATGCGCCGATTCAGGGTGATGATCCGAGCACTGTCCTGATCCGAGGCGGCTCATGCATCATTGACCCGCTTGGAAATGTGCTGGTGGAACCCGATTTTACCGGTGAGACGATCAAGATTGCCGAAATCGACCGACGCATCATTGCGCGCGGAAAATATGACCTTGACGTTGCCGGGCATTATGCGCGCCCCGACGTCTTTCAACTTTCCGTTGATACACGAAAGAAAACTGCTGTTACGTTTGGGAGCGGACAGTTCTCTCTTTTTGGTGAGGATAACAGCGAAATTCCTCAGTCGCAGGAGGCTGCAAAATGCTCGGACTGA
- a CDS encoding cytochrome ubiquinol oxidase subunit I codes for MLGLTALELARIQFGFTISFHIVFPAITIGLASYLAVLEGLWLWKKDTVYRDLYHFWSQIFAVNFAMGVVSGLVMAYQFGTNWSYFSAFAGSITGPLLAYEVLTAFFLEAGFLGVMLFGWNKVGPGLHFFATIMVAIGTLISATWILASNSWMQTPQGFEIVNNVVVPVDWFKVIFNPSFPYRLAHMTVAAFLATALFVSASGAWHLLRGRKDARVRKMFSMAMWMILAVTPVQIFVGDLHGLNTLEHQPAKVAAMEGHWRNVPGAGVPLILFGWPDMESEETLYKIEIPRLGGLILTHSLDGQYPGLSEFAPEDRPNSTVVFWSFRVMVGLGMLMLLLGVWSVWLRLRSALYAQKWFLRFAIWMGPSGLIAILAGWYTTEIGRQPWLVYGVMRTADGVSNHSALALSTTLIIFMVMYFAVFGTGVSYMLKLVAKGPAKSEDDNPPLDPGQSQRPSRPLSAAPDNIDPTIV; via the coding sequence ATGCTCGGACTGACCGCTCTTGAGCTGGCTCGTATCCAGTTTGGCTTCACCATTTCGTTTCACATCGTGTTTCCCGCGATCACGATAGGGCTTGCGAGTTATCTTGCCGTTCTCGAAGGGCTTTGGCTTTGGAAAAAAGATACCGTCTATCGCGATCTTTATCATTTCTGGTCGCAGATTTTCGCGGTCAATTTCGCGATGGGCGTCGTATCCGGGCTCGTCATGGCTTACCAGTTCGGAACCAATTGGAGTTACTTTTCGGCCTTTGCCGGATCGATAACGGGGCCATTGCTCGCTTATGAAGTTTTGACGGCTTTTTTTCTTGAAGCCGGCTTTCTCGGGGTCATGCTGTTCGGCTGGAATAAGGTCGGGCCGGGTCTTCATTTCTTTGCGACAATTATGGTGGCGATCGGCACCTTGATCTCCGCAACATGGATTCTGGCTTCAAATAGCTGGATGCAGACGCCGCAAGGATTTGAGATCGTCAATAACGTTGTCGTGCCGGTAGACTGGTTCAAAGTTATTTTCAATCCGTCCTTCCCTTATCGGCTTGCCCACATGACTGTGGCCGCCTTTCTCGCAACGGCGCTTTTTGTCAGCGCTTCAGGTGCGTGGCATCTGCTACGCGGTCGTAAGGATGCGCGCGTGCGCAAGATGTTCTCCATGGCCATGTGGATGATTTTGGCGGTTACACCCGTACAGATATTCGTCGGCGACTTGCATGGCCTGAACACGCTCGAGCATCAACCCGCGAAGGTCGCAGCCATGGAAGGCCATTGGCGAAATGTGCCAGGGGCTGGCGTGCCGCTCATTCTGTTCGGCTGGCCGGACATGGAAAGCGAGGAAACTCTCTATAAAATTGAGATACCAAGGCTTGGAGGGCTCATTTTGACGCATAGCCTTGACGGGCAATATCCGGGGCTAAGTGAATTCGCCCCCGAAGATCGCCCGAATTCAACGGTGGTGTTCTGGTCCTTCCGCGTCATGGTCGGTCTTGGCATGCTCATGCTCCTGCTTGGCGTCTGGAGCGTCTGGTTACGGTTGCGCAGCGCGCTATATGCACAAAAATGGTTCCTGCGCTTCGCAATCTGGATGGGGCCATCGGGTCTGATCGCAATCCTGGCGGGATGGTATACGACCGAAATCGGTCGTCAACCCTGGCTGGTCTATGGCGTGATGCGCACTGCGGATGGTGTGTCGAACCATTCGGCGCTCGCGCTGTCGACCACCTTGATCATCTTCATGGTCATGTATTTTGCCGTCTTTGGTACTGGTGTCAGCTATATGCTGAAACTTGTCGCCAAGGGGCCTGCCAAGAGTGAAGACGACAATCCACCGCTTGATCCGGGCCAGTCGCAACGGCCATCGCGGCCCTTGTCCGCTGCTCCCGATAATATTGACCCAACGATTGTTTGA
- the cydB gene encoding cytochrome d ubiquinol oxidase subunit II — MGIDLPLIWALIIGFGLMMYVIMDGFDLGIGILFPFVRSRDDRDAMVNSVAPVWDGNETWLVLGGAALLGAFPLAYAVILSALYFPLLLMLAGLIWRGVAFEFRFKADEGHKAFWDKAFMWGSYIATFSQGLALGAFIDGFEVRDGTYVGGMFDWLTPFSLFTGVGMLLAYALLGATWLVMKTEGDLQQRMRQLGRPITVAVLVTIVIVSLWTPYANPDIAARWFALPNLLFFMPVPILVVLATWMLLKNLAGKSHAAPFLLSLLLLFLGYSGLAISLWPNIVPPAISIWDAASPPQSLGFTLVGALFIIPFILAYTAWSYYVFRGKVKVGEGYH; from the coding sequence ATGGGCATTGATCTTCCTCTTATATGGGCGCTTATCATCGGCTTCGGCCTTATGATGTATGTCATCATGGATGGCTTCGACCTTGGGATCGGCATCCTGTTTCCCTTTGTGCGTAGCCGTGACGACCGCGACGCTATGGTCAATAGTGTTGCACCGGTCTGGGACGGAAACGAGACTTGGCTCGTGCTGGGCGGAGCTGCCTTGCTGGGTGCCTTCCCGTTGGCCTATGCCGTTATCCTTAGCGCCCTATATTTTCCCCTTCTTCTCATGTTGGCGGGTCTGATCTGGCGAGGCGTGGCGTTCGAGTTTCGCTTCAAGGCGGATGAGGGACACAAGGCATTCTGGGATAAAGCCTTCATGTGGGGTTCCTACATTGCAACGTTTTCCCAAGGCCTTGCGCTCGGCGCATTTATCGACGGTTTCGAAGTCCGGGACGGTACGTATGTTGGCGGGATGTTTGACTGGTTGACACCGTTTAGTCTGTTCACGGGTGTCGGCATGTTGCTCGCCTATGCGTTGCTCGGAGCGACTTGGCTGGTGATGAAAACGGAGGGCGATCTTCAGCAGCGTATGCGACAACTTGGCCGCCCAATCACCGTAGCAGTATTGGTGACGATTGTGATCGTCAGCCTCTGGACGCCATATGCCAACCCTGACATTGCTGCCCGATGGTTTGCATTGCCCAACCTGTTGTTCTTTATGCCCGTCCCCATACTGGTTGTCTTAGCCACATGGATGCTTCTGAAGAACTTGGCAGGCAAAAGCCATGCTGCACCATTCCTGCTTTCGCTTTTACTATTATTCTTAGGTTATTCGGGACTGGCAATCAGCTTGTGGCCGAATATCGTCCCACCGGCTATCTCAATATGGGATGCTGCTTCGCCGCCTCAAAGCCTGGGTTTCACACTCGTCGGAGCGTTGTTTATCATTCCGTTCATCCTCGCCTACACTGCATGGTCTTACTATGTGTTCCGAGGGAAGGTTAAGGTTGGGGAAGGATATCACTAA
- a CDS encoding DUF2474 domain-containing protein, which yields MADAPHHQKLWLRRFGWMVLIWTGSVMALAIVALLFRFLMNLAGLTV from the coding sequence ATGGCCGACGCTCCTCACCATCAGAAACTATGGCTGAGACGTTTTGGTTGGATGGTTCTAATCTGGACTGGCAGTGTAATGGCACTGGCGATCGTGGCACTTCTCTTTCGCTTCCTGATGAACCTGGCCGGTCTCACCGTTTGA
- a CDS encoding ThiF family adenylyltransferase — protein sequence MIDGNTRLIAHLGYPTYSFKAPMIYNPWFSKHDINAVVVPMGCKAEDYANFLPLVFRLSNIHGALITMPHKVPTIAMVDRLSTTARVAGSANAIRLADDGKLEADMFDGEGFVRGVLRKGQKLDGTRVLVVGSGGVGSAIAASLAAAGVAEIALFDQNTALQDALSARLCEAYPALVVRTGSNDPTGFDVVVNASPLGMNADDPLPMDVSRIAPTTFVGEVVMKTEITPFLMAARDRGCRYQVGTDMLFEQIPAYLEFFGFGTATVEELRQTADIRY from the coding sequence ATGATTGACGGAAATACCCGGCTTATTGCTCATCTTGGCTATCCTACTTATTCCTTTAAGGCGCCAATGATTTACAATCCATGGTTCTCTAAGCATGATATCAACGCTGTTGTCGTGCCGATGGGCTGCAAGGCCGAGGACTATGCCAATTTCCTGCCGCTGGTTTTTCGCCTGTCAAACATTCATGGTGCATTGATTACAATGCCGCATAAGGTGCCAACTATTGCTATGGTGGATCGACTTTCTACGACGGCACGCGTCGCAGGTTCGGCGAACGCTATACGATTGGCCGACGACGGCAAGCTGGAAGCCGATATGTTTGACGGCGAAGGCTTTGTCCGGGGTGTATTACGCAAAGGGCAGAAGCTCGACGGAACCAGGGTTCTAGTGGTTGGATCAGGTGGCGTAGGATCTGCTATCGCAGCATCGCTTGCCGCAGCCGGTGTTGCCGAAATAGCTTTGTTCGATCAAAACACGGCTTTGCAGGACGCTTTGTCAGCCCGGCTATGTGAAGCCTATCCTGCACTGGTCGTTAGGACTGGATCAAACGACCCAACAGGTTTCGATGTTGTAGTAAATGCTTCTCCCCTTGGAATGAACGCAGACGATCCTCTACCGATGGATGTGTCGCGCATAGCACCTACGACATTTGTAGGCGAAGTCGTTATGAAAACAGAAATAACCCCATTCCTTATGGCTGCGCGAGACCGAGGCTGTCGTTATCAAGTCGGCACTGACATGCTGTTTGAGCAGATACCGGCCTATCTGGAATTCTTCGGTTTTGGCACAGCGACTGTTGAAGAACTGCGGCAGACAGCGGATATTCGGTATTGA
- a CDS encoding amino acid ABC transporter ATP-binding protein, giving the protein MDEILIRMENVEKWYGGFHALKNINLNVRRGEKIVLCGPSGSGKSTLIRCINHLETIKSGTITVDGTALSDSQKAIDMVRREVGMCFQQFNLFPHKTVLENCMLAPMRVRKLSSEAAEATARKYLDRVKIGNQADKYPAQLSGGQQQRVAIARALCMEPKAMLFDEPTSALDPEMVKEVLDTMVGLAQDGMTMICVTHEMGFARQVADRVIFMADGAIIEEGEPNAFFSNPQHERTRAFLGEILAHH; this is encoded by the coding sequence ATGGATGAAATCCTGATCCGCATGGAAAACGTTGAAAAATGGTATGGCGGTTTCCATGCGCTGAAAAACATTAACCTGAATGTGAGGCGCGGAGAGAAAATTGTCCTTTGTGGGCCCTCAGGTTCCGGGAAATCGACACTGATCCGATGCATCAACCATCTTGAAACGATCAAGTCTGGTACGATTACGGTGGATGGCACTGCGCTGAGTGATAGCCAAAAGGCGATTGATATGGTTCGGCGAGAGGTCGGAATGTGCTTTCAGCAGTTCAACCTTTTTCCCCACAAGACCGTTCTGGAGAATTGCATGCTCGCGCCGATGCGTGTTCGCAAGTTATCTTCCGAAGCGGCTGAAGCAACGGCACGCAAATACTTGGATCGGGTTAAAATTGGCAATCAGGCCGACAAATACCCGGCGCAGCTTTCCGGTGGTCAGCAGCAGCGAGTTGCCATCGCCCGCGCGCTTTGCATGGAGCCAAAAGCCATGCTGTTTGATGAACCGACCTCAGCACTTGATCCGGAAATGGTCAAGGAGGTGCTGGATACCATGGTTGGCTTGGCGCAAGACGGTATGACGATGATCTGCGTTACCCATGAGATGGGCTTTGCGCGACAGGTAGCAGACCGAGTAATATTCATGGCAGACGGTGCGATCATCGAAGAGGGTGAACCCAACGCATTTTTCAGCAATCCGCAGCACGAGCGGACACGTGCTTTTCTCGGGGAAATTTTGGCTCATCACTGA